TCCATTGCAGCAAACCGAAACTGCAATGATTAACAATGCTAGCAGTTACACTAGTAAAGAAAAAGAATTGCTCGATTTGAAACATACCATTGTTGAAGAGCAGGCTAAATTTCTACAGTCACTTAACCAATGTATAACTGAAAGCAATGCCTGGATATTACAACATATTTTAAAAGCACCTGTAGCAGGTAAATTAAGTTTCGCGGGCATTGTACAGCAAAACCAAAATATTCAAGCTAATCAAGAGGTTTTTATTGTCAATCCGGGCAATGCCAATTTTTTTGGTGAAATACAGATTCCGCAATATAATATGGGTAAAATACGCAAAGGTGAACGTACGCTGGTTAAATTAAAAAGTTATCCTTTTGAACAATATGGTATGATTAGGGGACGCTTAACCTTTATTTCGGATGTGGCCTATAAAGATAGTGTTTTCATCGCCAAAGTGAGCTTTGAAAAGTTTGAAAATAAAGACCCAAGTAGGAAAATTATATTAAAGAATGGTATGCAGGCAGATGCAGAAATCATTACTGAAGAAAGTTCGTTATTACAGCGTTTTTTTAGAAACATAACCAAGATGATGCATAGCCAGTAAAACAATGTGCAGATGAGTTAAAATACCGCTTAAGCAGGCTTGCGTGAAAGCCGGCAAACTTCAAAACAAATTTGCTCAGCAAAGCTGAAATGAAAAAAGTACTGGGAGGAAAAAAAGAAATGATGTGTGGTGTTTGCGATGGTAATCTTGTACCATTCGATTGTATGGGGAACATGGGTACAACTGATGCCAATGGAATATTTGTAGGTGGCCAATGGTCGCCAACCAACGGAGGTTGTTCAGGACCCGTTATGTATACCTGCGTAGGAGAAGTGGTTATGCAGCCATGTGCTTAATTTCCTGAATTTTTAAGCTATTCACAATGCAGTATATCCTGCATTGTGAATAAATATATATCTAGTCCATTATCATTAATTAAGTCAAGTACTATTTTCTTACTTTTGCAGCATAACCCAGAATCAATATGCTTCAAATCCAGAAAAATATTTCTTTAAAACCATACAACTCATTTGGTATAGATGTTAAGGCCAGTTATTTCGCTGAAATATTTTCTGAAGCAGATTTAGCCCGACTGTTTAAAAACGAGATCGTAAAATCTCAAAAACTCCTGATTATAGGCGGAGGGAGTAATGTGTTATTTACTCAGGATTATAATGGATTAGTTATTAAAATCAGCATCAAGGGTATCCAAACCGAAATGATTGATGGTAAAGTGTTGGTAACAGCCGGGGCTGGTGAAGTATGGAACGATTTTGTAAATTACTGTGTTGGGCATCATTTTGCAGGTGTAGAAAACTTAAGCCTGATCCCTGGCACAGTGGGTGCATCGCCAATACAGAACATTGGCGCTTATGGGGTAGAGCTGAAAGATGTTTTCGAAAGCTGTAGCGCGTTTGAAATTAAAACGGGAAAAATCAAAGTCTTTACTTACGATGATTGTCACTTCGGTTACCGTGAAAGTATTTTCAAAGGTGAGCTTAAAGGTAAGTATATCATTACATCTGTTACTTTTCGTTTATCAGCAGAAGCGAAAATTAATACCTCATATGGTGCAATTGAAACAGAGCTGTTGAACAGGGGAATCGAAAACCCAAATATTGCCGATGTTTCATCTGCCGTATCGCATATCCGTGTAAGTAAACTGCCCGATCCATCTACTATTGGTAATGCAGGCAGTTTCTTTAAAAACCCAGTGATCGAAAAACATGAATTTGCCGATATTGTGGCAAAACACCCCGATGTGGTACATTATCCTACAGCTGATGATAAAATCAAACTAGCAGCAGGTTGGTTAATAGAGCAATGTGGATGGAAGGGTAAGGTGGTTGGCCAAACAGGTACCTGGAAAAACCAGGCTTTGGTTTTAGTTAACCACGGACATGCAACTGGCACGGAAGTGTATAATTTTTCTGAACAGATTATAGACAGTATAAAGTCTACTTTTGGAGTCACTTTAGAAAGAGAAGTAAATATTCTGTGACGAAAGTTTGCTCTTAAGTAGTTGTACGCTTTTAACACCGTGCCAGAAAATTTTGGTACTAAGTTTGTTTGGTTTTAAGTGAATGAACAATAATTCATTTGTTTTTTTTCTACCTAAAGCTAAATATCATGACAAAATTTGAATTCAATCATCTGGTTAATCATCACTCGGTATCGCTTAGATCTTATGCTTTAAATTTTACGAAAGACGCAGAAGACGCAAATGATTTGGTTCAGGATACCATGCTGAAAGCGATCACTTATTACAATAAGTTTAAAGAGGGTACGAATTTAAAAGGTTGGTTGTTTACCATCATGAAAAATACTTTCATTAACAACTATCGCCGACTGGTGAAAACTAATACTTTAATTACACAGAGCGAGGATATTTCTTCTGCAAACCTTTCATATAGTGCAACTAAAAACCAGGCAGAGAGTAAATTTGTGCTGGGCGACATTGATAAAGCCCTATCACAATTGCCTGAAGAGTACTATGTGCCTTTTATTCGTTATTTTGAAGGATATAAGTATCATGAGATTGCAGATATGTTAGCTATTCCGATTGGAACAGTAAAAACACGTATTCACGTAGCAAGAGGAATCCTTAAAAAGTATTTAAAAACATATTCTAAAGAAATTGCAACATCAGAAGTGATGTAAACATTATTCTTAATTCCCGTTGAAGAACATTTTAACTTAAAAGCTCTGGCATTACCAGGGCTTTTGGTTTTTTAAATTTGATTTATAATTAGCGATATCAATAACCGTTCAGCTAATAGATAATGATGAATATTAGGAAACTTTTTGCTTTTAAGATGTTGAGGGCAGAAATATGGTAAAAGCAAAAGGCCTGAAAAAATCAGGCCTTATTTGCTTATCATATATTTGGTTAGTTGATTCTTATTTTTTCTTTCAACAATGTGCCTTCTCTCTAATTTCGAAACAAATACAAACCCCAAACGATTATGTGTTTTGAAGCTTTATTGCAGTATTTTTGTTTTGTGGTTATAAAGATAAGGGAAATTTTAAATTTGTCAAGCTTTTTTTAACTTTTTTTTTATTTCTTTTGCTACCACTTGTCCCGATATGATTGCAGGTGGTACACCAGGCCCCGGAACGGTTAATTGTCCGGTGTATAAAAAATTTGTTACCTTACTTTTCATTTTGGGTTTTAAAAAAGCAGTTTGTTTCAACGTGTTTGCTAATCCATATGCGTTTCCTTTAAAAGCGTGATAATCTGTTACAAAATCATTCATGGCATAACTGCGTTTAAACAAAATGTTGCCACCAATATCGTTTCCGGTTAAATCTTTGAAGCGATTGAGCAATAAATTAAAGTATTCTTCTCTTTTACTTTCGTTATCCGGTAAATCGGGAGCAACCGGAATTAAAAAGAAAAGATTCTCACAGCCTTCCGGTGCTACACTTTTATCGGTTATAGAAGGACAGCAGACATAAAATAGTGGTTTTGATGGCCATTGTGGATGGGTATAGATTTCTTTAGCATGTTGATCAAAATCTTCATCAAAGAATAAGTTATGGTGTAATAGATTGTTTAGCTTTTTATTTATCCCTACATAAAACAATAAGCAGGAAGGAGCCATGGTTCTTTTTTCCCAGTATTTTTCATTGTAATTGCGGTAAGGTTTATCAAACAAATGTTGGTCGATATAATGATAATCTGCATTGCCCACTACAAAGTCGCTTTTAAAATTTCCCTTATTCGTAATGACGTACTCTGCCAGGTTGTTTTTTACTTCAATTTTGGTTACTTCTGTATCGAAAATAAATTTTACACCTTCGCTTTCAGCTAGGTGCTGCATAGCGGCCACAATTTTGTGCATTCCACCCATTGGGTACCAGGTGCCTAACACAAGGTCGGCGTAGTTCATCAAACTGTATAATGCAGGCGTATGCTGGGGGGTAGCACCTAAAAATAGGACAGGGAATTCCAAAAGTTTCCTCAACTGCGCATTTTTGAACAATTGGTGCACATGTTGCCTCATATTACCCAGAAGTTGTAGTTTAATGCCGCTAAGGGCCAATCTCGGATCGAAATATTCCATTACGCTGTGCGAAGGTTTAAAAACATATTCGTTCATACCTACTTCGTACTTGTATTTGGCCTGATCGAGAAAATGTTTCAGGTTTTTGCTACTTCCTGGCTCAAGTTTTTCAAATAAATCGTATAAGTCGTCTAATGTTGCCGGGACATCAACAATATCTTTTTTGCCAAAATAAATTCGATAAGAAGGGTTTAACCTTTTTAGTGTGTAAAAATCAGAAGCAGTTTTACCAAATAGCTTGTAATAATTTTCAAAAACATCAGGCATCCAGTACCAACTGGGGCCCATATCAAAAAGAAAGCCGTCTTTTTGCCAGCTCCGGGCCCTGCCGCCAGCCATTTCGTTTTTTTCGATAACTGTAACATCACAGCCATCTTTAGCCAATAAGGCTGCCGCAGCCAAGCCCGCAAAACCGGCACCTATAATGGTAACCGTAGTTTTTTTCTCCATGGTGTAAATAAAGGAATTTTATTGCTTTTTGTTTTTGTTTTTTGTCATTCTGCAGTTGTCATTCTGATCATAGTGAGAATCTTTAATGCATGTTTTACCATTAAGGATTTAGGAATGTTAAGCGGAGTTATTTTAATATCCTTAATTTCTTAAATGTTAAAGAGCGAATATCTGTGAAGAGAACTTTTAATAGATTTCTTACATTTGCCAACATCTCATGATTAAACTACGCATTATATTTTTTTTGCTGTTTGCAGCAAGCCATACTACTTACGCTCAGTTATCTACCCAAGAAATTGCGATATTAAAAATTAATATGGTTAAGGCAGTAGAAGATTCGAAGCTAACCGACTCATTGTTTAATAAGTTGAGCAAACTGCCCAATAAAACAGCTTTGATAACGGGCTACACCGGAACCTTAGAAGCGCTTAAAGCCAAACACTCCTGGAATCCATACAACAAGATTAGGTATGTGAGCCGATCGCTTAAAACCATGCAAAAAGCCATTGATATGGATGAAGAAAATATGGAGATCCGTTTTATGCGGTTTTCTATTGAATTTTATACGCCCTCTTTCCTCGGTTTTAGTAAAGATTTAGCAAAGGATAAAAAAGAAATCGTTAAACATTATCAAAATGAAAGTTTTGGTCTTGCCGATCGCGAATTGGTTAAAAACGTAGCTAAATTTATGATCGACAGTAAAAAATGCAGCCCTGCCGAAGTTAAAATTTTGACAAAACACCTTTAGAATGAATTATACCTATCTACTTATTAACCTTGCTGTAATTTTTTTTCCGCTGGTTTTATCATTCGATAAAAAGGTTCATTTTTTTAGCAAATGGAAGTTTGTATTTCCTGCAATATTGCTTACTGGTGTTGTTTTTTTAGTTTGGGATATCTTATTTACTAAACTCAATGTATGGTCTTTTAATCCCGATTACTTAGTAGGCGTAAATCTTTTGGGGCTGCCCTTAGAAGAGATTTTGTTTTTTTTAACTGTTCCATATGCCTGTGTATTTATTTACGAGTGTTTAAACGTCTATTTTCAAAAA
The nucleotide sequence above comes from Pedobacter riviphilus. Encoded proteins:
- the murB gene encoding UDP-N-acetylmuramate dehydrogenase, coding for MLQIQKNISLKPYNSFGIDVKASYFAEIFSEADLARLFKNEIVKSQKLLIIGGGSNVLFTQDYNGLVIKISIKGIQTEMIDGKVLVTAGAGEVWNDFVNYCVGHHFAGVENLSLIPGTVGASPIQNIGAYGVELKDVFESCSAFEIKTGKIKVFTYDDCHFGYRESIFKGELKGKYIITSVTFRLSAEAKINTSYGAIETELLNRGIENPNIADVSSAVSHIRVSKLPDPSTIGNAGSFFKNPVIEKHEFADIVAKHPDVVHYPTADDKIKLAAGWLIEQCGWKGKVVGQTGTWKNQALVLVNHGHATGTEVYNFSEQIIDSIKSTFGVTLEREVNIL
- a CDS encoding RNA polymerase sigma factor, giving the protein MTKFEFNHLVNHHSVSLRSYALNFTKDAEDANDLVQDTMLKAITYYNKFKEGTNLKGWLFTIMKNTFINNYRRLVKTNTLITQSEDISSANLSYSATKNQAESKFVLGDIDKALSQLPEEYYVPFIRYFEGYKYHEIADMLAIPIGTVKTRIHVARGILKKYLKTYSKEIATSEVM
- a CDS encoding phytoene desaturase family protein, translated to MEKKTTVTIIGAGFAGLAAAALLAKDGCDVTVIEKNEMAGGRARSWQKDGFLFDMGPSWYWMPDVFENYYKLFGKTASDFYTLKRLNPSYRIYFGKKDIVDVPATLDDLYDLFEKLEPGSSKNLKHFLDQAKYKYEVGMNEYVFKPSHSVMEYFDPRLALSGIKLQLLGNMRQHVHQLFKNAQLRKLLEFPVLFLGATPQHTPALYSLMNYADLVLGTWYPMGGMHKIVAAMQHLAESEGVKFIFDTEVTKIEVKNNLAEYVITNKGNFKSDFVVGNADYHYIDQHLFDKPYRNYNEKYWEKRTMAPSCLLFYVGINKKLNNLLHHNLFFDEDFDQHAKEIYTHPQWPSKPLFYVCCPSITDKSVAPEGCENLFFLIPVAPDLPDNESKREEYFNLLLNRFKDLTGNDIGGNILFKRSYAMNDFVTDYHAFKGNAYGLANTLKQTAFLKPKMKSKVTNFLYTGQLTVPGPGVPPAIISGQVVAKEIKKKLKKA